The genomic region aaaaaataaggctcattacttttcaatcaaaccctgtaaagtGTTTCGCTTGAATATAGTGTTTATTTGGTTATTTCAGTTTTATATAGTAGTCGGTACATTCGAACATATTAAAATACTACTATTCTTCCAGTCACAATTCTCAATTTCTCATTACATTtcaccaaggcgaatctatcaAAAGTGGTAGGAATAGGCCGGctgatatttttctttcttgagCCGTGCACATGCGGATGTcagcataaaaattcaatttttgttatttaaaaattgcatttcgcaatgaatttaaattcaaaagttattatgaaaattttaaaataatttcagcacgacaaataaattgcttttatttttctcttttgccTTCATAAATAAATCACTTCTTTATCTTTTCACTTTGACGTGGCATTCTATTGcacaaattgttgttgttggcctagtgccaccacctttaatgaattcgccttacaTTTTACATTACAAATTCTCCCACATTTTAATCTACTCAATGTTCTGgctgttcatcttttgaaatTTCCGCATTTATTTCTTTAGCCGCAGTAGTGGTAAATTGCATTTCCTCCGTGTCGGTTGAAGATTCATTATCTTCATCAACActagcatcatcatcatcatcatcgttctCACTCTTGAATAGCTGATTTGCCAGCATAGCTCCTTGTATTACAGTGCCCATAATAGGACCTACATTGATGTTCGGATACTCTGCCTTAACTATCTGCCCGAATACATTTAATATTGCATCGAAGCGTCGCTCTATGCGCCGATTAAAACGACGCTTATGTCGATAGTAACGGTCCTTTTCACTGAGTTGTCGCTCGGTTAGACGCTTTTGATAATTCCTCATGCGACCACCAGATGTGCTGGGCATTTGCTGCTGCGCATTCATATCAataaaactttgttgttgtacTGGCTCAGCAGTCTTTTCGATATCGCTTTGTGGTTCCATTTTCATTTCTACAATTTGTTCACCTGCTACATGCAGTCTTACTTGTTCCATGCCTTCGGTTACGCCATTGCATGTTATAGGCTGTTCAACGAGCATCGATTCTTGAGTGTCATTGCTTACATCTGCAAAATAATTCAAGGGgagtccatttttcttcgtataAAAATCATGATCGGTGTTTGGTTGCGTCTTAAGCGCGTTGTTATCATTCGAATTGTTGTATTCATCATTCGTATCACTGCTGAAAACGTTGAGGCCATCTTCAGAGGAATTTGAACTATGATTGTCCTGTAGTCCGTCACGTGCTGATAGCGGTAGTGGTAATCGTACAGTTATCGGTAGTGCGTACGAATGCAAATTGGTGGTTTTGTGCGACATAAAACGGTGTATCGGTTCAAAGAATTCCCATTCCTGTGTAACTTTTTCGATCTCTTCAGCATCATGCGTGCCATTTGGTATTACATCCAGACGATTTTGCTGCGAAAAGAAAAAACGTGACCGTGTCGAGTATTGCATGTGTAGGTACACATAATTAAGTGAGCCATAACTACCTTgtattgtttgtatttgttCACCATATTCGACCATTGCTTGCGCACAAAAAACACATTGTAATCATCTAACTTGGCCAAACTCACAATTTTCCTACAAATTATAAGCGcacataaagtaaaaaatgtgattgagtatgtatgtatgtatgtatgcacatgtcaCTACTCACTTCCACGGCGCTACACTGGCGGTGGGCTTATTCGTGAAAAGCTCATCATGGTTGATGCGTGTCTCTACAAGTTGTCGCTTCTGATCAGTTGACCCTGCAATTGCATTGTGAAATTGACAATTATTgagatttctttttaaaatattcatttcccAGCTTACATTTTTTCGGCACCTTTCTTTTCGCGTAAGAGTGTAATTCCATCGTCAACTGTCGCAGTTTACATTCTTCTTAAACTTATAATGCTACACTTTGGCCAAACTTCttgtttattgtatttaaacttGTATATTTTTGCAGAATTCTCTGCTAACTGCAATTTATTGTCAGAACTGCACCCAAAGATAACCCGCATGCATTTTTTGACATTACATTATAGCTTCTTCCTAGTTTTTAGCAGCTGAGCCACATACcgtgaatttacgttctctgcctACTTTTTACTGTGAATAGCTGCGCATTGGGTGCGTGTCTGTGCTATGGTAGCCAACTATTCACAAATGTCTTTCGCACGTTCAAGAAAATACAGAGTGGTtgaaaagaatatatatatattttttatttatatgtaagaaaAAAGAATATAATAAACAGATAAATTATGAATAGTAAAAGTTTTTCGCATAggaatagttaaaaatatattcgaaatcattaaaatatatatttaaactctataaacattattaaaaccggaaaaactttcctttactaccacgatatatttgaatggggGGCGGAGggggagggggcgtggcaccacccaccacgcccattagaaagagcaaggtcacaccattataactgtgaaagtcccaacctcctagggtccctatagaacccccaggagaagtttaaaaattaggtttttttcgaccacatttgcagtttgtactgaaatacagttgaagagAAGAGAATACAGCAGTCGAcaacccagcaagcatttaacttaggttttataattcatacaacttatgaaaatgtttttttatcgtaaaagttatgagtgccgatggcgaaaatttaggcgatttttattccaaattttcagcttttgtaaaaatatttgtttttgtaatatatatgtatatttgaaagcaaaaaagcgccgcagtagaaaatttggactaaaaatcgcgcgatattttttccaaattttcagtgtttgtaaaaatatttgtttttgtaatatgtatgtatatttgaaagcaaaaaagcgccgcaggcgaaaatttggactaaaaatcgcgcgattttttttccaaattttcagtgtttgtaaaaatatttgtttttgtaatatgtatgtatatttgaaagcaaaaaagcgccgcagtaGAAAATTTGGACtcaaaatcgcgcgatttttattccaaattttctgtatttgtaaaaatatttgtttttgtaatatatatgtatatttgaaagcaaaaaagcgccgcagtcgaaaatttggactaaaaatcgcgcgataatAATATAAGAGTTATTCCCTTTATGTTGACTGGGTTTTCtcatttcgctttgttcttctctctctcatcgcaaaaaattcacaaaatcgaaattttttttcttcactcatcttatagtaaatcatttcaagaatgttgtgtcaaaattttaagtggatcagagcagaactctcaaagttatagcctttgtaggcactctacctcgaatgcggagcatagataatttttcagagtcattttttcaaacgcgtttttcccgaaatgacttcttaaaagtcggtgccaatcacaactccgaaactattcaaccgattcttttcaaatttggcacacgttttctaaatcaaaaatacctccccccacactgttttttttatttttttttttaaggttgttttttacttacaaatatggcgaaatttttcgccaaaaatgctcgttttacgtttttttgccaccaaaactacaaaaatgaaaaaaacaaattttattcatgtgggggggagcattacgttatactttaactgaaaaattcgacttttttggtttcagatgattctacgacgaatgccgattggcaccgcagagcacctctcgaaaaacatatctccaaaaaaactctgtcatgggcttatttctcaatattttattattaatattttttaaaaacttattgaaaagatgt from Anastrepha obliqua isolate idAnaObli1 chromosome 2, idAnaObli1_1.0, whole genome shotgun sequence harbors:
- the LOC129236953 gene encoding uncharacterized protein LOC129236953 — translated: MELHSYAKRKVPKKWSTDQKRQLVETRINHDELFTNKPTASVAPWKKIVSLAKLDDYNVFFVRKQWSNMVNKYKQYKQNRLDVIPNGTHDAEEIEKVTQEWEFFEPIHRFMSHKTTNLHSYALPITVRLPLPLSARDGLQDNHSSNSSEDGLNVFSSDTNDEYNNSNDNNALKTQPNTDHDFYTKKNGLPLNYFADVSNDTQESMLVEQPITCNGVTEGMEQVRLHVAGEQIVEMKMEPQSDIEKTAEPVQQQSFIDMNAQQQMPSTSGGRMRNYQKRLTERQLSEKDRYYRHKRRFNRRIERRFDAILNVFGQIVKAEYPNINVGPIMGTVIQGAMLANQLFKSENDDDDDDASVDEDNESSTDTEEMQFTTTAAKEINAEISKDEQPEH